The Pseudomonas sp. R4-35-07 nucleotide sequence TCAATGCGATGAACCGTTCCACGCGCTCGCGCACGTTGCGCTGGTCTGGCGCCTTGGCCACGGCCGCCTGTGTGTTGTTGATGGTGGCGATGGGCGCCGGTTGGCAACCGTCGCGCTGGGTGGATGACTTCGGCGCCGATTACGTGACGGCGCCAGGGGAGGTGCGGACCGTGACCCTGGCCGATCAGTCCCAGGTTACCCTCGACGCCGACAGCGCCATTGCCGTGGATTTCAGCCACGGCGAGCGGCATGTCCAGTTACGCCGAGGGGCCGGGTTTTTCCACGTTGTCCACACCGGCCAGGCGTTTATGGTCGAGGCGGGCAGCGGAGAAACGCGGGTGCTGGGCACGCAGTTCGAAGTGCGCCTGCAACCGGCGGGGGCACAGGTGACCGTGTTGTCCGGCCGGGTTGGAGTGACGCCCTCCAAACAGGCGCCGCAGCAAATTCTGACGGCGGGCCAGCAAGTAGCCTACGCCGAGGGTGTAGCCGAGCCGCTGCATGCGGTAGACAGCGAAGCACGCCTGGCCTGGCGCGATGGCTGGCTCAATTACTACAAGGCGCCGCTGGCCGAGGTGATCGAGGATTTGGCCCGCTATTATCCTGGCCGCATCCTGGTGCTCAATGACGAGATGGGCGCCAAGCGCGTCAGCGGCAGCTTTCCAAGCAAGGACCCGGTAGCGGTGCTCAATGCCCTGCAAGCGGTGCTGGGCTTTGAGCAGAGCACAGTGCTGGGCCGGATGATTGTGTTGCGCTAAGCCCTCACCACAAAACCAATGTGGGAGGGG carries:
- a CDS encoding FecR family protein: MNVTPTPAQEQAALAWLSLLHDQPSSGDQASFSQWLRADPAHVQAYAQAQVLWELSEVPARALADEDAQALQGYLNAMNRSTRSRTLRWSGALATAACVLLMVAMGAGWQPSRWVDDFGADYVTAPGEVRTVTLADQSQVTLDADSAIAVDFSHGERHVQLRRGAGFFHVVHTGQAFMVEAGSGETRVLGTQFEVRLQPAGAQVTVLSGRVGVTPSKQAPQQILTAGQQVAYAEGVAEPLHAVDSEARLAWRDGWLNYYKAPLAEVIEDLARYYPGRILVLNDEMGAKRVSGSFPSKDPVAVLNALQAVLGFEQSTVLGRMIVLR